One window from the genome of Malus domestica chromosome 01, GDT2T_hap1 encodes:
- the LOC103444749 gene encoding lectin-like protein LEC: MANFTISCCNFPFIFLLSSFYFLTLTLIAEPISSSGPKPLNNSSNPNFDSEIALLGDAALAGGGSYVNLTRPSVSSSGLLLRRKPFKFLDGNLSNPTSFSTEFAFSMTPDGGDGLLLVFAPGDLGSRLSGKGPFGIKGDDRFLGIEFDTEMNGDMNDLNANHIGVDVGSFVSLAVGNVSELNLVLNSGEKLKCWIDYDASSKRLEIRLGKMDDSRPYTPITAYGIDMSGMWRGEDVYVGISSSNSNGNSSQISSVYSWNFRLRNVPKSMHSLPVNPRGYVDGHGESLSVQKRGICPLTVLARMIFVTGCGALVAFVMLFLWAIIISRHTEFPAEFSPKPVEFRYEKIDVVVEKDADGIK; this comes from the coding sequence ATGGCGAACTTCACCATTTCCTGCTGCAATTTCCCCTTCATTTTCCTCCTCTCCTCCTTCTATttcctaaccctaaccctaattgcAGAACCCATTTCTTCTTCCGGGCCCAAACCTCTAAACAACAGCAGCAATCCCAACTTCGATTCCGAAATTGCCCTCCTCGGTGACGCCGCGCTAGCAGGCGGTGGATCCTATGTCAACCTTACGCGGCCGTCGGTCTCAAGCTCCGGTCTTCTCCTCCGCAGAAAACCCTTTAAATTTCTCGACGGGAATCTCAGCAACCCGACGTCGTTTTCAACCGAATTCGCATTCTCGATGACGCCCGACGGCGGCGACGGCCTCTTGCTCGTCTTTGCTCCCGGAGATTTGGGGTCCAGATTATCGGGTAAGGGCCCGTTTGGGATTAAAGGTGACGATCGATTTCTGGGTATTGAATTTGATACTGAAATGAATGGAGATATGAATGATTTGAATGCTAATCACATAGGGGTAGATGTTGGTAGCTTTGTATCTCTAGCTGTTGGTAATGTTTCTGAATTGAATTTGGTGCTTAATAGTGGAGAAAAGTTGAAATGTTGGATCGATTACGATGCTAGTTCGAAACGATTGGAGATTAGGCTAGGCAAAATGGACGATTCGAGGCCTTATACTCCGATTACGGCATATGGGATAGATATGTCGGGAATGTGGAGAGGTGAGGATGTGTATGTAGGTATTAGCTCCTCGAATTCGAATGGAAATTCGTCACAGATTAGCAGTGTGTATTCATGGAATTTTAGGCTTAGAAATGTTCCCAAGTCAATGCATTCTCTGCCGGTGAATCCGAGGGGGTATGTGGATGGACATGGTGAGAGTTTGAGCGTGCAGAAGCGGGGGATTTGCCCATTGACAGTTCTTGCCAGGATGATCTTCGTGACTGGGTGTGGGGCATTGGTGGCATTTGTGATGCTGTTTTTGTGGGCTATTATCATCAGTAGGCACACGGAGTTCCCTGCTGAGTTTTCTCCAAAGCCTGTGGAGTTTAGGTACGAGAAGATCGATGTAGTTGTAGAGAAAGATGCCGATGGTATTAAGTAG